ATTGTTGCGGATGCGCTGGGCGCGGGGCTGCTCGAGCCGGAAGAGCTGCTGGGACAGACCGACGAGGCGTTGCTGGTGCTGCTGGAAGGGCGGGCCGCTGCCCGGCCCTCCCCCGCCGCCGCCGACGCAGGGCCGGGGGACGCGGTGGGGGAGGCGGTCGCCGCGCCGGGGGTGCCGGTCGGGGGCGCGGCGGAGCGGGTGGGGCGGTGGGTAGCAGCGCTGCGGGCGCGCAGGCTGCCGAAGCGGGCGGCAGAGCTGGTAGCGGCGGAGCTGGGGGCGCGCCGCATCGGTGAGTGGCTGGTGACGGACTCCGCGCTCAAGCGGCGCGTGGAGGAGCGGCTGGCCCAGGAGCTGGGGCTCGGACCGGGCGCGGTGCTGCTGGATTATCCAGAGAAACGTGCGATGTTCGGGCTGGACCTGCTGGTCGAGCGACGAACCGGCGAGGTGCTGCGGCTGGGGCCGGGTGGCCGGGCGGGACTGATTGGCCTGCCTCGCATGGCGGACGAGCTTTACGACACTGCGCGCGTGCTGCGGCTGTTCACCTTCGCTGGACGTCGCGAGGTCGAGCCGGCCACGCTCGCGCGATTGGCTGTGCTGCCCACCCAGCAACTGGAGCAGCGGCTGCAGGATCCCACGCCCCTGCTCTAACCTGAATCCGCCGTCACGCGGATGAGCAGGACGGTGACGTTGTCCGGCCCACCGCGCAGGTTAGCTTCGTCCACGAGCTGCCGCGCGCGTTCCTCGAGCGGCCGATCTCGCTCGAGGAAGGGGAGCAGTTCCCGATCCTCGATCATGCCCGTCAGGCCATCGGAGCACAGCAGGAAGAGGTCGCCGGGGGCGATGTCGATTCGAAGCTGATCCACCTCGACTTCCGGCTCGATTCCCAGCGCGCGGGTCAGGAGGCTGGAGTAGGGGTGGCGTCGCGCCTGGGCTGGCGTCAGGATGCCCGCCTGCACCTGTTCCTGCACCCAGGTGTGGTCACTGGTGAGCTGCGTCAGTTTGGATGGCCGGGCATCCCCCAGCCGCAGGAAGCGGTAGGCGCGCGAGTCGCCCACGTGTGCGATCAGGGCGTGGGGCTCGGCCGGCAGCAACGCCAGCGCGGTCAGGGTCGTGCCCATGCCCGCCTTCTCGGACTCTGCGGCCGCGCGTGACAGGATCTCGCGGTTCGCGGCCTGGACGCCGCCCAGCAGCGCGCGCTGTGCGGCTTCTGCCGATCTGGCCGGTCCCGCCGCCGTCTCAAGCCACTCCCGCTCGAGCGCCTCGACGGCCATGCCGCTGGCCACCTCACCCGCGGCGTGGCCGCCCATTCCGTCGGCCACGGCAAAGAGGCCGACTTCCGGCCGGAGCAGGTACGCGTCCTCGTTGCCGGGCCGCCGGCGGCCCGTGTCGGTAACAGCTGCGGCATTCCAGTGCATGGCGGAAGGCTAGGCGTGGCTGCGGCGTGCAGCAAGGTGCGGCACGCCGATTGCCCACCGGTAGCCCGAGCCATGCTGCGGAAACCGCTGATCCTCGGGTGGGTGCTGCTGGCAGGGGGAGCCGGCTGCCGGCGGGGTAGCCCTGAGGCGGAATCCATGTCGGCGCCGGCACCGCCGCCGGCGGCGGAGATCGCGCCGGTGCAGGAATCCATGCCGCCCGAGGACAAGCTGTGGCGGCTCGAGCACGAAGGCCGGGAACTCGATTAACGGCGCGGTGTTAAATGGGCGGCGAAAGCTGCAGACGGTACGGGCGCACACGGACCTATGGTTGGCAGACTCTTTGTATCCCGCGCTGGGCGCGGGACACGGCGGTGGAGAACCGGGGGCTGTCGGGTCGAGTGGAGCAGACGGATTGATGGCAACTGGGGCAGAGACTCGGAAGCGGCGCCGGCGTCGTTCGGCCCGGCCGTTGCTGGACGATTTCCAGCCGTCCAGGGAGGAGACGACTGCCCTCGATCAGTACCTGCGGGACGTCAGCCGCCACCAACTGATCACGCCGGAGCAGGAGATCGAGCTGGGTCACCGCGCCCGCGCCGGGGATGAGGATGCGGTGCAGAAGCTGGTGCGCGCGAACCTGCGCTTCGTGATCAGTGTGGCAAAAAAGTATCAGAACCGCGGCGTCTCGCTCATCGACCTGATCCAGGAGGGGAACGTCGGGCTGGTGACCGCGGCCCGCAAGTTCGACCCGGACCAGGGCGTCAAGTTCATTTCCTACGCCGTCTGGTGGATCCGTCAGGCGATCCTCTCCTCGCTGGCCAACCAGGGGCGGGCGGTCCGCGTGCCGCTGAACCGGGCGAGTGACCTGGCCCGCATCTTTCGCGAGCGGGAGCGGCTCAAGCAGGAATTGCGGCGGGACCCCAGCACCGAGGAGGTCGCGGAGGCAGCCAGGCTGACGCCGGAAGTGGTCGAGCAGCTCCAGACGCTGAACGCGGCCGAGATCCGGCTGGATGCACCGATTGGCGACACGGACGACAGCAAGCTGGTCGAGCGCTTCATTGTCGAAGAGGCGCACGAGCCCGAGGAGGCGGTCGAGGAGCGGCTGCTGGCCGAGCAGATCGAGCGGGCGCTGGACCTGCTTACGCCCCGCGACGCGCGGGTGGTGCGCCTGTACTTCGGGCTGGAGGGCGGGCATGAGCACACCCTCGAGGAGATCGGCAACATGCTGGGCGTCACGCGGGAGCGCGTGAGACAGTTGCGCGACCGCGCGCTGAAGCGGCTCCGCGAAGGGGAGTTGGGCCCCGCGCTCGAGAGCTTTGCCGCCTGATGACGCGCCGGCACGGCGGTGGGCGCGAACGCGCGCGCAACCACCGGGGCTGGCAATGGGGTAGGGTGCGGCGGGCCGGCGGCGGCGTCTACGAGGTCGAGCTGGAAGATGGCGGCGTGGCCGCAGCCGCGCTGCGCGGGCGGCTCAAGCTCGAGCAGCGCACCGGCGACCGGGTCGTAGCCGGCGACCGGGTAGCGGTCGAACGCCACCCGGACGGCAGTTTCACCATCGAACAGGTCGCGGAGCGATGCAGTGAGCTCGCCCGCCGCGCCCCAGGCAAAGGGGCGAGGCGGGCGAAAATCGTTGCCGCCAACATCGATCAGGTGGTGGTGGTCCTGGCCGCCGCCAAGCCGGAGCCGAAGCTGCGCATGCTCGATCGGTTCCTGGTGCTCGCCGAGTCGAGCGGCCTTCCCTCAGTCATTGTCCTGAACAAGACTGACCTCCTCCCGGCCGCCGCCGCGCGAGCCCTGCTCGAGGACTACGAGGGCGCGGGCTACCGCGTCCTCTACACGAGCGTCGTCGAGCGGCGCGGGCTGGACGCACTGCACGAAAACTTGTGTGGCCAGACCAGTGTATTGGCCGGTCCGTCCGGCGCGGGGAAATCCAGCCTGCTCAACGCGATCGAGCCGGGGCTGCGGCTGCGCACCGCCGAGGTGAGCGCCGCAGTGCACAAGGGCCGGCACACCACGGTAAGTGCCGAGCTGCTCCCACTGGGCTGCGGCGGCTACGTTGCCGACACGCCAGGCCTGCGCGAGCTGGGGCTCTGGGGCGTGCCCACCGCCGAGCTGGACCATTTCTTCCCCGAGTTCCGCGCCTACCTGGGCGAGTGCCGCTTCGGCGGCTCCTGCACCCATATCCACGAGCCGCGTTGCGCCCTGCGCGAAGCCGTCCAGGCCGGCCGCGTCTCCGCTGCCCGCTACCAGAGTTATCGGCGGCTGCGTACGGAAGAAGCCGGCGGGTGAGGGGGTAATTGTGACGCGTCGCGGCGTTCCCTCGTCTA
This portion of the Gemmatimonadota bacterium genome encodes:
- the rsgA gene encoding ribosome small subunit-dependent GTPase A — translated: MTRRHGGGRERARNHRGWQWGRVRRAGGGVYEVELEDGGVAAAALRGRLKLEQRTGDRVVAGDRVAVERHPDGSFTIEQVAERCSELARRAPGKGARRAKIVAANIDQVVVVLAAAKPEPKLRMLDRFLVLAESSGLPSVIVLNKTDLLPAAAARALLEDYEGAGYRVLYTSVVERRGLDALHENLCGQTSVLAGPSGAGKSSLLNAIEPGLRLRTAEVSAAVHKGRHTTVSAELLPLGCGGYVADTPGLRELGLWGVPTAELDHFFPEFRAYLGECRFGGSCTHIHEPRCALREAVQAGRVSAARYQSYRRLRTEEAGG
- a CDS encoding RNA polymerase sigma factor RpoD/SigA, translated to MATGAETRKRRRRRSARPLLDDFQPSREETTALDQYLRDVSRHQLITPEQEIELGHRARAGDEDAVQKLVRANLRFVISVAKKYQNRGVSLIDLIQEGNVGLVTAARKFDPDQGVKFISYAVWWIRQAILSSLANQGRAVRVPLNRASDLARIFRERERLKQELRRDPSTEEVAEAARLTPEVVEQLQTLNAAEIRLDAPIGDTDDSKLVERFIVEEAHEPEEAVEERLLAEQIERALDLLTPRDARVVRLYFGLEGGHEHTLEEIGNMLGVTRERVRQLRDRALKRLREGELGPALESFAA
- a CDS encoding Stp1/IreP family PP2C-type Ser/Thr phosphatase, translated to MHWNAAAVTDTGRRRPGNEDAYLLRPEVGLFAVADGMGGHAAGEVASGMAVEALEREWLETAAGPARSAEAAQRALLGGVQAANREILSRAAAESEKAGMGTTLTALALLPAEPHALIAHVGDSRAYRFLRLGDARPSKLTQLTSDHTWVQEQVQAGILTPAQARRHPYSSLLTRALGIEPEVEVDQLRIDIAPGDLFLLCSDGLTGMIEDRELLPFLERDRPLEERARQLVDEANLRGGPDNVTVLLIRVTADSG